The following proteins are encoded in a genomic region of Micropterus dolomieu isolate WLL.071019.BEF.003 ecotype Adirondacks linkage group LG04, ASM2129224v1, whole genome shotgun sequence:
- the LOC123969314 gene encoding girdin-like isoform X2 → MMEITMESGVFLPCLDQFMLSPLVTWVKTFVPNDGGMHMDFSELLDGVFLNDIMTQINPSAAPQSANKVSSDPSQRIQNLNFLVQQIKTYYLDNLRQLIMIPLPNVLLLGRTPYFEQSLEEMKKLLLLLLGCAVQCEKKDEYIERIQTLDFDTKAAIAAHIQELTHSQENVLDLQWLESSEVHPDELEAVARNMATHLRHLLDQRDTHLETIAELMQEKDGIVSLLSSPSSPQSTSYCPNMQQQQQAGTQQHLSVELADSKAKIRRLRQELEEKSEQMLDCRHELENMEAELKRIQQENSQLLVEARAARTYRDELDSLRERAIKADKLESEVGRYREQLHKMEFYKAKVEELKEDNRVLQETKEVLEDQLEGWRARSDKIHQLEKHSLLLKARVHDMEQEREADRRRIEELQEENLALCLAQRRSMEESQHLGWELEQLSKTTENSQSQQTLSEEVTERTRSRMLKLEKENQSLLRTIEELKAASMNNSTQPHKHSCHRECNHVCHVVCSTNNRTLSTDEPTWLQTSCSNIENRTHIFPLRTVAQHMLNGNSNCHQPLYAEEVEEVQSEILLTESPDLHIQEKGQLEDGGGDHFKDLMSDLEVLENNHNRLHCFVGSGDHSPGSKSSSPCHGSIFSGLPTRSSYASKHTQRLEAKCRALDTVNQHLQTSLDNTDRKVQRLEAEVQELEAENQSLQATLEELRISARRLEQLETEKQSLEQETTVLEREKRQLEKENRRLRQQAEIQEANLDSNNVCMTSLEREMRFLVKEVEGLRETADRVKALEGDNRELTKQAAIDQKTLATLREELVSEKLKSQQRDNELERLAYELEMKVLNQESTQQAEQEEPDNRFKMLESELESSLKKSLKIKEDKIAALEARLQESSTLNQQLRQELKTVKLSYEALQQRQEEEWTASSSTPAIETGRAMSEWLRESQEATKELLKLKDRLIEVERNNATLEAERQAMQAQLKQLESQSDSQQAQILALQRQAASLQENNTALQTHTANLQVEKSTLNSQSASLMAQNAQLQQQQSGTESERDSAIREREELRGVHEQLLRDHERLAALHERQAMEYEALMGKHGCLKNAHRTLELEQRTLQDRYNSLLQQRTKLEDLEKALKEEQMRMVLEKEQHRTTAAECCRLRDEKDWLNQTYRQLHNDNELLTADHKQLKSQLNEAKLEHTWLEADFSKLKKEFQQLDITSTKLSNQCELLSQLKTNLEEENRHLLNQIETLMLQNRTLLEQTMESKDLFHVEERQYIDKLNDLRRQKEKLEEKIMDQYKFYEPSPPRRRGNWITLKLKKLIKSSSREHGPDRPPTPTHSGVTEPQLSCQDNSSFISSDGSGSSATSAGDAISPQRNTTLKMFPRMRNRLKDRDKVKSLFRRSMSLSSLAYPSALFEEKRWADSLEQLGGSEADVEEDRKNALTSSLTTSILSILHLNHPTTLPSGHVTTTATDTAGTVPDLSEFWVTDKDSNDSAVPSGFEDSDELQNHGLNSVQSRAQSESSGEFSLSLENEPWSNGSSPVQQPPSRRFSASFQPPSDTSTPQHTQKQQQQQHKEKASTMPITNSQNSDIQSIPKQKDPGLSQDFWLTRGTKSIRRGSRGKVTRRSSDSGGTVKMNTGLNGMNSKSCSSKVEATRASACSPITVLYVQGKSSSMSGCLNCFSTPPGKEVRLKGSRSPKSLPRASSVISTAEGSSRRTSVNSDCRVTGKTDPVSVQVSEESNNQEETASQQQPEPDTNNCEPEPIPPIKPPRDPTVAVPTDHPKSPVQESLFGSSFTFNSVFSNTIFSDSVVTTMTSLDALGNNQTFVCLNASLVQNCQRESRESPPDTLQTLLNVENELSQNAEHAAELEDKRLTTP, encoded by the exons ATGATGGAAATAACGATGGAAAGTGGAGTTTTTCTACCCTGTCTGGATCAATTTATGCTGAGCCCACTTGTCACTTGG GTGAAGACGTTTGTGCCAAATGATGGGGGCATGCACATGGACTTTTCTGAATTACTGGATGGAGTCTTTTTGAATGACATAATGAcacaaat AAATCCCTCGGCTGCACCTCAGAGTGCAAACAAAGTGAGCAGTGATCCAAGTCAGAGGATCCAAAACTTGAACTTCCTTGTGCAGCAAATCAAGACATATTATCTG GATAATCTGAGACAATTAATCATGATTCCTTTGCCAAACGTGTTGCTGCTTGGCAGGACTCCTTACTTTG AACAAAGTCTGGAGGAAATGAAGAAACTTTTGCTGTTACTGTTGGGATGTGCAGTCCAG tgtgaGAAAAAAGATGAGTACATTGAGAGGATCCAGACGCTTGACTTTGACACGAAAGCTGCCATAGCTGCACATATTCAGGAG TTGACCCACAGTCAGGAGAACGTGCTGGATCTGCAGTGGTTGGAGTCCAGTGAGGTGCACCCGGATGAGCTGGAGGCCGTAGCGAGGAACATGGCCACGCACCTCCGACATCTGCTGGACCAGAGGGACACCCATCTAGAG ACTATAGCAGAGCTAATGCAGGAAAAGGATGGCATCGTTAGCTTGCTCAGTAGCCCATCCAGCCCACAGTCAACCAGCTACTGTCCCaacatgcagcagcagcaacaggcgGGGACTCAGCAACACCTGTCGGTGGAGCTGGCTGACTCTAAGGCCAAGATCAGACGACTTAGACAAGAACT agaagagaagagtgaGCAGATGCTGGACTGCAGACACGAGCTGGAGAACATGGAGGCAGAGCTGAAGAGGATCCAGCAGGAG AACTCCCAGTTGCTCGTAGAGGCCCGTGCAGCCCGCACCTACCGTGACGAACTGGACTccctgagagagagagccatAAAGGCAGACAAGCTGGAGAGTGAAGTGGGACGCTACAGGGAGCAACTGCACAAGATGGAGTTCTACAAGGCCAAAGTGGAG gaGCTAAAGGAGGATAACAGGGTGCTACAGGAGACCAAAGAAGTGTTGGAGGATCAGCTGGAAGGCTGGAGGGCACGCTCAGATAAAATCCACCAGCTGGAGAAGCACAGTCTGCTGCTGAAGGCCCGGGTCCACGACATGGAACAG GAGAGGGAGGCAGACCGGAGGCGCAttgaggagctgcaggaggagaaCCTGGCTCTGTGTTTGGCTCAGAGGAGGAGCATGGAGGAGTCCCAGCATCTGGGCTGGGAGTTAGAGCAGCTCTCCAAGACCACTGAGAACTCTCAGA gCCAGCAGACTCTGAGTGAGGAGGTGACTGAGAGGACTCGCAGTCGGATGCTGAAACTGGAGAAGGAGAACCAAAGTCTCTTAAGAACTATAGAGGAACTCAAAGCTGCCTCTATGAACAACAGCACACAGCCACACAAACATAGCTGCCACCGTGAGTGTAATCATGTCTGCCATGTGGTGTGTAGCACCAACAACCGTACCTTATCAACAGATGAACCCACTTGGTTGCAAACCTCCTGCTCTAATATAGAAAACCGCACTCACATATTCCCGCTCAGAACAGTAGCACAGCACATGTTAAATGGAAATTCAAACTGCCATCAGCCACTCTACGcagaagaggtggaggaagtcCAGAGTGAGATCCTCCTCACAGAGAGCCCAGACCTTCATATTCAGGAGAAAGGACAGCTAGAAGATGGAGGTGGAGATCATTTCAAAGACCTAATGTCTGATCTGGAAGTCTTAGAAAACAATCACAATAGGCTCCATTGTTTTGTTGGATCAGGTGATCACTCCCCTGGCTCGAAGAGCAGCAGTCCCTGCCATGGCAGCATCTTCTCAGGTCTGCCAACACGTTCCTCCTAtgccagcaaacacacacagcggcTGGAGGCCAAGTGCAGGGCCCTAGACACAGTTAACCAGCATCTACAGACTTCCCTCGATAACACTG ACCGGAAAGTTCAGAGACTGGAGGCAGAGGTTCAGGAGCTGGAGGCAGAGAACCAGAGTCTGCAGGCCACTTTAGAGGAACTTCGGATCTCTGCACGCCGCTTGGAGCAACTGGAAACAGAGAAGCAAAGCCTGGAGCAAGAAACCACAGTCctggagagggaaaaaaggcAGCTAGAGAAAGAGAATCGACGACTCCGCCAGCAG GCTGAAATCCAGGAAGCCAACTTAGACAGTAACAATGTCTGTATGACCAGCCTGGAAAGGGAGATGCGTTTTCTAGTAAAGGAGGTGGAGGGGTTAAGGGAGACTGCTGACAGGGTCAAAGCCCTAGAGGGAGACAACAGAGAACTGACCAAGCAAGCTGCTATCGACCAGAAGACCCTGGCCACCCTCAgagag GAGCTGGTAAGTGAGAAGCTGAAGAGCCAGCAGAGAGACAATGAACTGGAGAGGCTGGCTTACGAGTTGGAAATGAAGGTGCTGAACCAGGAGAGTACACAGCAGGCTGAACAAGAGGAACCAGACAACAG GTTCAAGATGCTGGAGTCAGAGTTGGAGTCGTCCCTGAAAAAATCTCTTAAGATTAAAGAGGACAAGATTGCAGCTTTAGAAGCTCGTCTGCAGGAATCCTCCACCCTGAACCAGCAGCTGCGCCAGGAGCTCAAGACT GTGAAGCTGAGCTATGAGGCCTTGCAACAGAGGCAGGAGGAAGAGTGGACAGCATCAAGTTCCACCCCTGCAATAGAGACTGGCAGAGCAATGAGTGAATGGCTACGTGAAAGCCAGGAGGCCACCAAGGAATTGCTGAAGCTCAAAGACCGTCTCATTGAAGTGGAGAGGAAT AATGCAACACTGGAGGCAGAGCGCCAGGCAATGCAGGCCCAGCTGAAGCAGCTGGAGAGTCAGTCTGATAGCCAGCAGGCTCAAATCCTCGCTCTGCAGAGGCAGGCTGCCTCACTGCAGGAGAACAACACAgccctgcagacacacaccgCTAACCTACAG GTGGAGAAATCCACTCTGAACTCACAGAGTGCTTCCCTTATGGCCCAGAATgcgcagctgcagcagcagcagtcaggGACAGAAAGTGAGCGGGACAGCGCCATACGGGAACGTGAAGAGCTGCGTGGTGTTCATGAGCAGCTATTAAGAGATCACGAGCGGCTGGCAGCTCTACATGAGCGGCAGGCTATGGAGTATGAGGCCCTGATGGGCAAGCACGGCTGTTTGAAAAACGCCCATCGCACACTAGAGCTGGAGCAACGCACTCTGCAGGACAG GTACAATAGCTTGTTGCAGCAGCGGACCAAGCTAGAAGACCTGGAGAAAGCCCTGAAGGAGGAGCAGATGAGGATGGTTCTAGAGAAAGAACAGCACAGGACCACTGCTGCTGAATGTTGCAGGCTCCGTGACGAGAAGGACTG GCTGAACCAGACATACCGTCAGCTACATAACGACAATGAGTTGCTGACAGCGGATCACAAGCAGCTCAAGAGCCAGCTGAATGAGGCCAAGCTGGAGCACACCTGGCTGGAGGCTGACTTCTCCAAGCTCAAGAAAGAGTTTCAACAGCTAGACATCACTTCCACAAAGCTCAGCAACCAGTGTGAG tTGCTGAGCCAGTTGAAGACCAACCTGGAGGAAGAGAATCGCCACCTGCTCAACCAGATCGAGACGCTGATGCTGCAGAACCGAACCTTGTTGGAGCAGACCATGGAGAGCAAGGATCTGTTTCATGTTGAAGAGCGACAGTATAT TGACAAGCTTAATGATTTGAGGAGGCAGAAGGAGAAGCTGGAGGAAAAGATAATGGACCAGTACAAGTTTTATGAGCCATCGCCTCCTCGCAG ACGTGGAAACTGGATCACTCTGAAACTGAAGAAGTTGATTAAATCCAGTAGCCGTGAGCATGGGCCCGACCgcccacccacacccacacactcagGCGTTACTGAGCCACAACTCTCCTGTCAAGACAACAGCTCCTTCATCAGCTCAGATGGCTCTGGAAGCTCAGCCACCTCAGCAGGTGATGCCATTTCACCCCAACGTAACA CCACCCTGAAAATGTTTCCCCGTATGAGGAACAGGCTGAAGGACAGAGACAAAGTCAAGTCCCTCTTCCGCCGTTCCATGT CCCTGAGCAGCTTGGCGTACCCCTCGGCCCTGTTCGAGGAGAAGCGGTGGGCAGACAGCTTAGAGCAGCTGGGAGGGTCAGAGGCTGATGtggaggaggacaggaagaaCGCATTGACCTCATCCCTTACCACATCCATCTTGTCCATCCTCCACCTCAATCATCCTACCACTCTACCATCTGGCCACGTCACCACCACAGCCACTGACACCGCCGGCACTGTTCCAGATTTGTCTGAGTTTTGGGTGACAG ACAAGGATTCAAATGATAGCGCTGTGCCATCTGGATTTGAGGACAGCGACGAGCTGCAGAATCACG GGCTGAACAGTGTCCAGAGTCGAGCCCAAAGTGAGAGTAGTGGGGAGTTCAGCCTGAGCCTGGAAAATGAGCCATGGTCAAATGGCAGCAGCCCTGTCCAGCAGCCCCCATCACGGCGCTTCTCCGCCTCCTTCCAGCCACCCAGCGATACCTCcaccccccaacacacacagaagcagcagcagcagcagcacaaggaGAAAGCCTCTACCATGCCCATCACCAACAGTCAGAATTCAGATATCCAGTCTATACCAAAACAGAAAGATCCTGGACTCTCTCAGGACTTCTGGCTCACAAGGGGTACAAAGAGCATCAGAAGGGGGTCAAGAGGGAAAGTGACTCGTCGCTCATCAGATTCAGGGGGCACAGTCAAAATGAACACAGGGCTCAACGGGATGAATTCCAAATCGTGCTCTAGCAAAGTTGAAGCTACCCGAGCATCAGCATGTTCACCCATCACAGTGCTGTACGTTCAGGGTAAGTCATCCTCAATGTCTGGCTGCCTCAACTGCTTCTCCACCCCTCCGGGGAAAGAGGTGCGACTAAAAGGGTCCAGGTCGCCCAAAAGTCTCCCTCGAGCCAGCAGTGTCATTTCCACAGCAGAGGGATCATCCCGACGCACCAGTGTAAACAGCGACTGCAGGGTGACAGGCAAGACTGACCCGGTCTCTGTCCAGGTTTCAGAAGAGAGCAATAATCAGGAGGAAACAGCGAGTCAGCAACAACCAGAACCAGACACGAATAACTGTGAGCCTGAGCCCATTCCTCCCATCAAACCTCCTAGAGACCCAACAGTTGCCGTTCCCACAGATCACCCAAAATCCCCTGTGCAGGAGTCACTCTTTGGCTCCTCATTCACTTTCAACTCTGTCTTCTCAAACACAATCTTCAGTGATTCTGTGGTCACAACCATGACTAGCCTGGACGCCCTTGGCAACAACCAGACCTTCGTCTGTCTGAATGCATCTCTGGTGCAAAACTGCCAACGTGAGAGCCGGGAATCTCCTCCTgacacactgcaaacactgcTCAATGTGGAAAATGAGCTGAGTCAAAATGCAGAACATGCAGCTGAGTTAGAGGACAAGCGGCTAACAACTCCATGA
- the LOC123969314 gene encoding girdin-like isoform X1 codes for MMEITMESGVFLPCLDQFMLSPLVTWVKTFVPNDGGMHMDFSELLDGVFLNDIMTQINPSAAPQSANKVSSDPSQRIQNLNFLVQQIKTYYLDNLRQLIMIPLPNVLLLGRTPYFEQSLEEMKKLLLLLLGCAVQCEKKDEYIERIQTLDFDTKAAIAAHIQELTHSQENVLDLQWLESSEVHPDELEAVARNMATHLRHLLDQRDTHLETIAELMQEKDGIVSLLSSPSSPQSTSYCPNMQQQQQAGTQQHLSVELADSKAKIRRLRQELEEKSEQMLDCRHELENMEAELKRIQQENSQLLVEARAARTYRDELDSLRERAIKADKLESEVGRYREQLHKMEFYKAKVEELKEDNRVLQETKEVLEDQLEGWRARSDKIHQLEKHSLLLKARVHDMEQEREADRRRIEELQEENLALCLAQRRSMEESQHLGWELEQLSKTTENSQSQQTLSEEVTERTRSRMLKLEKENQSLLRTIEELKAASMNNSTQPHKHSCHRECNHVCHVVCSTNNRTLSTDEPTWLQTSCSNIENRTHIFPLRTVAQHMLNGNSNCHQPLYAEEVEEVQSEILLTESPDLHIQEKGQLEDGGGDHFKDLMSDLEVLENNHNRLHCFVGSGDHSPGSKSSSPCHGSIFSGLPTRSSYASKHTQRLEAKCRALDTVNQHLQTSLDNTDRKVQRLEAEVQELEAENQSLQATLEELRISARRLEQLETEKQSLEQETTVLEREKRQLEKENRRLRQQAEIQEANLDSNNVCMTSLEREMRFLVKEVEGLRETADRVKALEGDNRELTKQAAIDQKTLATLREELVSEKLKSQQRDNELERLAYELEMKVLNQESTQQAEQEEPDNSRFKMLESELESSLKKSLKIKEDKIAALEARLQESSTLNQQLRQELKTVKLSYEALQQRQEEEWTASSSTPAIETGRAMSEWLRESQEATKELLKLKDRLIEVERNNATLEAERQAMQAQLKQLESQSDSQQAQILALQRQAASLQENNTALQTHTANLQVEKSTLNSQSASLMAQNAQLQQQQSGTESERDSAIREREELRGVHEQLLRDHERLAALHERQAMEYEALMGKHGCLKNAHRTLELEQRTLQDRYNSLLQQRTKLEDLEKALKEEQMRMVLEKEQHRTTAAECCRLRDEKDWLNQTYRQLHNDNELLTADHKQLKSQLNEAKLEHTWLEADFSKLKKEFQQLDITSTKLSNQCELLSQLKTNLEEENRHLLNQIETLMLQNRTLLEQTMESKDLFHVEERQYIDKLNDLRRQKEKLEEKIMDQYKFYEPSPPRRRGNWITLKLKKLIKSSSREHGPDRPPTPTHSGVTEPQLSCQDNSSFISSDGSGSSATSAGDAISPQRNTTLKMFPRMRNRLKDRDKVKSLFRRSMSLSSLAYPSALFEEKRWADSLEQLGGSEADVEEDRKNALTSSLTTSILSILHLNHPTTLPSGHVTTTATDTAGTVPDLSEFWVTDKDSNDSAVPSGFEDSDELQNHGLNSVQSRAQSESSGEFSLSLENEPWSNGSSPVQQPPSRRFSASFQPPSDTSTPQHTQKQQQQQHKEKASTMPITNSQNSDIQSIPKQKDPGLSQDFWLTRGTKSIRRGSRGKVTRRSSDSGGTVKMNTGLNGMNSKSCSSKVEATRASACSPITVLYVQGKSSSMSGCLNCFSTPPGKEVRLKGSRSPKSLPRASSVISTAEGSSRRTSVNSDCRVTGKTDPVSVQVSEESNNQEETASQQQPEPDTNNCEPEPIPPIKPPRDPTVAVPTDHPKSPVQESLFGSSFTFNSVFSNTIFSDSVVTTMTSLDALGNNQTFVCLNASLVQNCQRESRESPPDTLQTLLNVENELSQNAEHAAELEDKRLTTP; via the exons ATGATGGAAATAACGATGGAAAGTGGAGTTTTTCTACCCTGTCTGGATCAATTTATGCTGAGCCCACTTGTCACTTGG GTGAAGACGTTTGTGCCAAATGATGGGGGCATGCACATGGACTTTTCTGAATTACTGGATGGAGTCTTTTTGAATGACATAATGAcacaaat AAATCCCTCGGCTGCACCTCAGAGTGCAAACAAAGTGAGCAGTGATCCAAGTCAGAGGATCCAAAACTTGAACTTCCTTGTGCAGCAAATCAAGACATATTATCTG GATAATCTGAGACAATTAATCATGATTCCTTTGCCAAACGTGTTGCTGCTTGGCAGGACTCCTTACTTTG AACAAAGTCTGGAGGAAATGAAGAAACTTTTGCTGTTACTGTTGGGATGTGCAGTCCAG tgtgaGAAAAAAGATGAGTACATTGAGAGGATCCAGACGCTTGACTTTGACACGAAAGCTGCCATAGCTGCACATATTCAGGAG TTGACCCACAGTCAGGAGAACGTGCTGGATCTGCAGTGGTTGGAGTCCAGTGAGGTGCACCCGGATGAGCTGGAGGCCGTAGCGAGGAACATGGCCACGCACCTCCGACATCTGCTGGACCAGAGGGACACCCATCTAGAG ACTATAGCAGAGCTAATGCAGGAAAAGGATGGCATCGTTAGCTTGCTCAGTAGCCCATCCAGCCCACAGTCAACCAGCTACTGTCCCaacatgcagcagcagcaacaggcgGGGACTCAGCAACACCTGTCGGTGGAGCTGGCTGACTCTAAGGCCAAGATCAGACGACTTAGACAAGAACT agaagagaagagtgaGCAGATGCTGGACTGCAGACACGAGCTGGAGAACATGGAGGCAGAGCTGAAGAGGATCCAGCAGGAG AACTCCCAGTTGCTCGTAGAGGCCCGTGCAGCCCGCACCTACCGTGACGAACTGGACTccctgagagagagagccatAAAGGCAGACAAGCTGGAGAGTGAAGTGGGACGCTACAGGGAGCAACTGCACAAGATGGAGTTCTACAAGGCCAAAGTGGAG gaGCTAAAGGAGGATAACAGGGTGCTACAGGAGACCAAAGAAGTGTTGGAGGATCAGCTGGAAGGCTGGAGGGCACGCTCAGATAAAATCCACCAGCTGGAGAAGCACAGTCTGCTGCTGAAGGCCCGGGTCCACGACATGGAACAG GAGAGGGAGGCAGACCGGAGGCGCAttgaggagctgcaggaggagaaCCTGGCTCTGTGTTTGGCTCAGAGGAGGAGCATGGAGGAGTCCCAGCATCTGGGCTGGGAGTTAGAGCAGCTCTCCAAGACCACTGAGAACTCTCAGA gCCAGCAGACTCTGAGTGAGGAGGTGACTGAGAGGACTCGCAGTCGGATGCTGAAACTGGAGAAGGAGAACCAAAGTCTCTTAAGAACTATAGAGGAACTCAAAGCTGCCTCTATGAACAACAGCACACAGCCACACAAACATAGCTGCCACCGTGAGTGTAATCATGTCTGCCATGTGGTGTGTAGCACCAACAACCGTACCTTATCAACAGATGAACCCACTTGGTTGCAAACCTCCTGCTCTAATATAGAAAACCGCACTCACATATTCCCGCTCAGAACAGTAGCACAGCACATGTTAAATGGAAATTCAAACTGCCATCAGCCACTCTACGcagaagaggtggaggaagtcCAGAGTGAGATCCTCCTCACAGAGAGCCCAGACCTTCATATTCAGGAGAAAGGACAGCTAGAAGATGGAGGTGGAGATCATTTCAAAGACCTAATGTCTGATCTGGAAGTCTTAGAAAACAATCACAATAGGCTCCATTGTTTTGTTGGATCAGGTGATCACTCCCCTGGCTCGAAGAGCAGCAGTCCCTGCCATGGCAGCATCTTCTCAGGTCTGCCAACACGTTCCTCCTAtgccagcaaacacacacagcggcTGGAGGCCAAGTGCAGGGCCCTAGACACAGTTAACCAGCATCTACAGACTTCCCTCGATAACACTG ACCGGAAAGTTCAGAGACTGGAGGCAGAGGTTCAGGAGCTGGAGGCAGAGAACCAGAGTCTGCAGGCCACTTTAGAGGAACTTCGGATCTCTGCACGCCGCTTGGAGCAACTGGAAACAGAGAAGCAAAGCCTGGAGCAAGAAACCACAGTCctggagagggaaaaaaggcAGCTAGAGAAAGAGAATCGACGACTCCGCCAGCAG GCTGAAATCCAGGAAGCCAACTTAGACAGTAACAATGTCTGTATGACCAGCCTGGAAAGGGAGATGCGTTTTCTAGTAAAGGAGGTGGAGGGGTTAAGGGAGACTGCTGACAGGGTCAAAGCCCTAGAGGGAGACAACAGAGAACTGACCAAGCAAGCTGCTATCGACCAGAAGACCCTGGCCACCCTCAgagag GAGCTGGTAAGTGAGAAGCTGAAGAGCCAGCAGAGAGACAATGAACTGGAGAGGCTGGCTTACGAGTTGGAAATGAAGGTGCTGAACCAGGAGAGTACACAGCAGGCTGAACAAGAGGAACCAGACAACAG CAGGTTCAAGATGCTGGAGTCAGAGTTGGAGTCGTCCCTGAAAAAATCTCTTAAGATTAAAGAGGACAAGATTGCAGCTTTAGAAGCTCGTCTGCAGGAATCCTCCACCCTGAACCAGCAGCTGCGCCAGGAGCTCAAGACT GTGAAGCTGAGCTATGAGGCCTTGCAACAGAGGCAGGAGGAAGAGTGGACAGCATCAAGTTCCACCCCTGCAATAGAGACTGGCAGAGCAATGAGTGAATGGCTACGTGAAAGCCAGGAGGCCACCAAGGAATTGCTGAAGCTCAAAGACCGTCTCATTGAAGTGGAGAGGAAT AATGCAACACTGGAGGCAGAGCGCCAGGCAATGCAGGCCCAGCTGAAGCAGCTGGAGAGTCAGTCTGATAGCCAGCAGGCTCAAATCCTCGCTCTGCAGAGGCAGGCTGCCTCACTGCAGGAGAACAACACAgccctgcagacacacaccgCTAACCTACAG GTGGAGAAATCCACTCTGAACTCACAGAGTGCTTCCCTTATGGCCCAGAATgcgcagctgcagcagcagcagtcaggGACAGAAAGTGAGCGGGACAGCGCCATACGGGAACGTGAAGAGCTGCGTGGTGTTCATGAGCAGCTATTAAGAGATCACGAGCGGCTGGCAGCTCTACATGAGCGGCAGGCTATGGAGTATGAGGCCCTGATGGGCAAGCACGGCTGTTTGAAAAACGCCCATCGCACACTAGAGCTGGAGCAACGCACTCTGCAGGACAG GTACAATAGCTTGTTGCAGCAGCGGACCAAGCTAGAAGACCTGGAGAAAGCCCTGAAGGAGGAGCAGATGAGGATGGTTCTAGAGAAAGAACAGCACAGGACCACTGCTGCTGAATGTTGCAGGCTCCGTGACGAGAAGGACTG GCTGAACCAGACATACCGTCAGCTACATAACGACAATGAGTTGCTGACAGCGGATCACAAGCAGCTCAAGAGCCAGCTGAATGAGGCCAAGCTGGAGCACACCTGGCTGGAGGCTGACTTCTCCAAGCTCAAGAAAGAGTTTCAACAGCTAGACATCACTTCCACAAAGCTCAGCAACCAGTGTGAG tTGCTGAGCCAGTTGAAGACCAACCTGGAGGAAGAGAATCGCCACCTGCTCAACCAGATCGAGACGCTGATGCTGCAGAACCGAACCTTGTTGGAGCAGACCATGGAGAGCAAGGATCTGTTTCATGTTGAAGAGCGACAGTATAT TGACAAGCTTAATGATTTGAGGAGGCAGAAGGAGAAGCTGGAGGAAAAGATAATGGACCAGTACAAGTTTTATGAGCCATCGCCTCCTCGCAG ACGTGGAAACTGGATCACTCTGAAACTGAAGAAGTTGATTAAATCCAGTAGCCGTGAGCATGGGCCCGACCgcccacccacacccacacactcagGCGTTACTGAGCCACAACTCTCCTGTCAAGACAACAGCTCCTTCATCAGCTCAGATGGCTCTGGAAGCTCAGCCACCTCAGCAGGTGATGCCATTTCACCCCAACGTAACA CCACCCTGAAAATGTTTCCCCGTATGAGGAACAGGCTGAAGGACAGAGACAAAGTCAAGTCCCTCTTCCGCCGTTCCATGT CCCTGAGCAGCTTGGCGTACCCCTCGGCCCTGTTCGAGGAGAAGCGGTGGGCAGACAGCTTAGAGCAGCTGGGAGGGTCAGAGGCTGATGtggaggaggacaggaagaaCGCATTGACCTCATCCCTTACCACATCCATCTTGTCCATCCTCCACCTCAATCATCCTACCACTCTACCATCTGGCCACGTCACCACCACAGCCACTGACACCGCCGGCACTGTTCCAGATTTGTCTGAGTTTTGGGTGACAG ACAAGGATTCAAATGATAGCGCTGTGCCATCTGGATTTGAGGACAGCGACGAGCTGCAGAATCACG GGCTGAACAGTGTCCAGAGTCGAGCCCAAAGTGAGAGTAGTGGGGAGTTCAGCCTGAGCCTGGAAAATGAGCCATGGTCAAATGGCAGCAGCCCTGTCCAGCAGCCCCCATCACGGCGCTTCTCCGCCTCCTTCCAGCCACCCAGCGATACCTCcaccccccaacacacacagaagcagcagcagcagcagcacaaggaGAAAGCCTCTACCATGCCCATCACCAACAGTCAGAATTCAGATATCCAGTCTATACCAAAACAGAAAGATCCTGGACTCTCTCAGGACTTCTGGCTCACAAGGGGTACAAAGAGCATCAGAAGGGGGTCAAGAGGGAAAGTGACTCGTCGCTCATCAGATTCAGGGGGCACAGTCAAAATGAACACAGGGCTCAACGGGATGAATTCCAAATCGTGCTCTAGCAAAGTTGAAGCTACCCGAGCATCAGCATGTTCACCCATCACAGTGCTGTACGTTCAGGGTAAGTCATCCTCAATGTCTGGCTGCCTCAACTGCTTCTCCACCCCTCCGGGGAAAGAGGTGCGACTAAAAGGGTCCAGGTCGCCCAAAAGTCTCCCTCGAGCCAGCAGTGTCATTTCCACAGCAGAGGGATCATCCCGACGCACCAGTGTAAACAGCGACTGCAGGGTGACAGGCAAGACTGACCCGGTCTCTGTCCAGGTTTCAGAAGAGAGCAATAATCAGGAGGAAACAGCGAGTCAGCAACAACCAGAACCAGACACGAATAACTGTGAGCCTGAGCCCATTCCTCCCATCAAACCTCCTAGAGACCCAACAGTTGCCGTTCCCACAGATCACCCAAAATCCCCTGTGCAGGAGTCACTCTTTGGCTCCTCATTCACTTTCAACTCTGTCTTCTCAAACACAATCTTCAGTGATTCTGTGGTCACAACCATGACTAGCCTGGACGCCCTTGGCAACAACCAGACCTTCGTCTGTCTGAATGCATCTCTGGTGCAAAACTGCCAACGTGAGAGCCGGGAATCTCCTCCTgacacactgcaaacactgcTCAATGTGGAAAATGAGCTGAGTCAAAATGCAGAACATGCAGCTGAGTTAGAGGACAAGCGGCTAACAACTCCATGA